In Chryseobacterium oryzae, the genomic stretch TCCAACACGTTCTTGAACAAAAAAAACTTTTCCGGGAGAAAATATTAAATTTATTATACAAGCAAATATAACCAAAGGTAGAGCAAAGGGTAAAAGACAAATAGCAACGGTAAAATCAAAAAATCTCTTCATCGATAGTTTAAAATTCTTTTTCAAACCAATCGAAAATATATCGTCAGCCAAATACTCGTTTGAGCTTAGCTTAACCAATGGAATTCTCCGATTTACGAATTCATAGAATTCATGTGCATCGTAAACAGTTACTCCTTTTAATCTTGCATGAATAATATCATTAACCAAATTTTCAGGCAATCTATTTAGACTTGATGTTTCAATGATAATATTCTTAATGTTTAATCTATCTAAATACTCTAAAATACTTTTGGAGTTTCTTTCTGAGTTATAGATAACAACTTTAAAAAATTGTTTCAATTTTTTTCCTTTAAATAGCTTCATAGATATGTCACTTACATTGATAAACAGACATCTTTCTATGCTATTTGCTACATTAAAATACGTTTTAAATTTCATACAATTTTTAGTTACTAATACTATAAATAATACATAAAGTATTTCTGCAAAAATATTAATTTTATATTAGAATTAATTTAAACTTTAATAATAATTACAATTACTTTTATGATGTAATAATTGCTTTTATCAACAATACTATTTTATCTGCAATAATTACAATTTTTCTAATTATTAAAACACTATAATATTTATAAAAGTCGCTTAAATAAAGTTACTAAACTTTAAGAATATCCTTATAAATATCTATTGTTTTTTTTATCATAATATCTCTAGTTAATTCTTCGTTATACCTTTTAACGGCATTTTTTGAAAACTCTTGGTACAAATTTTCATCTTTAAGCATCGTTCCAATACTTTCTGCAATTATTTTAGAGTTCATTATAGGAACTGTTATTCCTGTATACCCATTTACGTTTACCCAATCTACACCGGATCCAGGTATTTGTGTTGATACAATAGGCAAACCATAAGACAATGCTTCTACTTGTACAATTGCGTATGCTTCAGTTTTAAAAATTGAGCTTAATGCGAAAATTTTTGAATTTTTGAATAAAAAATCTTTTTCAGCATCAGTAATTTTTCCTGGTAATAGAACTTTATCTTCTAATTTATTTTCTTTAATAATCTCTTCTAGTTTCTGTCTTTCTTCACCTTCTCCCGCAATAACAATAATACAATCGGTAGGGATCGTTAATGCTGATTTTACAAGGTACTCGTAACCTTTATAATAAGCCAATCTTCCTAGAGAAAAAATAATATTTTTATTTTTTAAACCAGAAAAACGATTCTTTTCAATCTGCTTATCATTTGTTAGTATATTAACTCCAATTGGTACAACTACACATTTATTCCTATAAAGGTTTAACAAATCGGAACCTTCAATATAATTGGGGCTTGTCGCAACAATAACTGAAGATTTACTCATTAGCCATTTTAACAGAGGACGATAAAAAATTAATAAAATTTTTTGTTTTAAAATATCGCTATGCCAATGTAAAACAATTGGTTTTTTAGGCTTTGATAAAAACATAGCAATTGCAGCCATTGGATCTGGAGAATGAACATGTATTATGTCATAATCATTTCGAATTTTCTTAAATATTTTTATAACCTGCAAAGAAAAAAGTGTGGAAAATTTTTTAATATTAAGTTTTGCTCTATAAATATTGCCTTGTTTATAGTGATCTACTTTATATTCAGAAATATCATTTACACCTAGAGCATCACAAGTAATACCTTCGTCATTGAGTCCTTCTGTAAGTAATTGTATTACGACTTCAACACCGCCTAAATTTGCTGGTGGATAGGCTTTACCAAACTGTAAAATTTTCATAATTCTAAACTTTTTTCATGTTTTTCCCCAGAAATTGTCCAAGTAAATTTCTCTAAGAATAAGTCATAATTTTTCAAATCATTATCTTTAACAAGAAGTTTATTCATCTCATTAATTAAACTGTTTTCAATTTCTATTTCAAAATAGTTTATTTCATCTCCAAAAATCTCTTTGAAAACAGGAATATCTGAGGCTAATATTAACTTTCTAAAATACATTGCTTCAAGAATAGGCAATCCAAACCCTTCATATTTAGATGGAAATATCAAGAAAGAGGACTTTTCATAAACATATTTTAAAGTTGATTCGTTGACAAAGCCCGTAAAAAAAATATTATCTTTCCCCAAATTATCTATATTGTCGTTAATAAAAAAAGAATCTTTTTTACCTACAATTAATAAAAGTACATCTTCCCTATTCAGCTTATTAAAAGAATCTACTAAAAATTTTAAATTTTTGTGCGGTTTTACGTTTCCGACAAAAAGTATAATTTTATTGAATGAATCTAGTTTTTGTTTAACATTTTCATCAATATCAGTACAATCAATTTTATTCATTTGTTTATAGCCATTGTAAATCACTTCAATTTTAGACTGATCAATAGTTATAAATCGTAAAATTTCTGTTTTTGAAAATTCTGATACTGTGAAAATTTTATATGCATTTCTTTTAATAATTTTAAAAAGAAATTTAAAATATAGAATTGCCAATTTCGAATAATAATGCGGATTTGCTAAATGAAATGCATCATGAATGGTAATAAATAAACTATTCTTTTTTACAAAGAATGGAATATTTATATGAGGAATAAATATTTTAGCATTTTTGGGAAGTTTTGTAATGTACTCGTATTGTTCTCTCAAAGAAAATGGTAACGACTTAAAAAAAATAATCTCAACTTCTGATTCTGAATTTTTTAAAACTTCTTTAACTTTTTCGTCACTTTCATTGTTGCTAATCAATATTAAAGAAAGCTTTTTATCTTTTAAAAAATAATATAACAATTCTTCTACATAAGTACCTATTCCAGAATTATTAATCATTCGGCAATCAAAAATAGTTTTCATTATTTGAATAAAATAGAATTATATGGTTCCAAACTATTATTTAAAGGAGACAATGTTTGGAAAATTTGTAATACAACATACCCGAAAATTAATAAACCAATTAAAAATTTAAGAATATTATATCTAGTTATTGCAGGCAAAAAAGAAAAAAATATGCATTCACTAAAACGATAATATAATGAAAGTCTAGTGGCAATTAATTCGAATTCACTAAAAATAAGATAAATAGAAATATTAATAAGAGCAGACCACAATAAAATATTTTTTAATCTACTATCTAACTTAATTTTTTGTAAAGCAAAAAAAGTTATAAATAATATCGCCACCCTTACAGCTGTACTAAAACTATATAAAATATTACTATTATACATATCATCTTTACTGTATGCACTTGCTTTATTTGCAAAGTGATTTTCACTTCCTAAAAATGAACTAATAAGATTAATAATTGGCTGAGCAATTTTAGTGGTAGCTAAAAATAATACCGTAAAAAAAACTATAAAAAATATTTTTTTTGAACAGATTACATTTCGAGTAATTATAGCTAAAGGTAAAAAGACTGCTGCGGAATAATGATTAAATACAGCCAATACAATGGCAAAATAAAACATTTTGATATTTCCTTTGTTGAGATAACTTAGCCCCAAACCTACAAAAC encodes the following:
- a CDS encoding EpsG family protein; this translates as MFLLLPAILFILCIGMFRDISVGTDTYEYYRVFNFPDNIELGYQFLTKVVKFFGGSFNSFLAIFFFLSFILKLLSFKLTSNNIILSLLMYSGFWFLVYDMNGIRQGLALGFVGLGLSYLNKGNIKMFYFAIVLAVFNHYSAAVFLPLAIITRNVICSKKIFFIVFFTVLFLATTKIAQPIINLISSFLGSENHFANKASAYSKDDMYNSNILYSFSTAVRVAILFITFFALQKIKLDSRLKNILLWSALINISIYLIFSEFELIATRLSLYYRFSECIFFSFLPAITRYNILKFLIGLLIFGYVVLQIFQTLSPLNNSLEPYNSILFK
- a CDS encoding glycosyltransferase family 4 protein; translation: MKTIFDCRMINNSGIGTYVEELLYYFLKDKKLSLILISNNESDEKVKEVLKNSESEVEIIFFKSLPFSLREQYEYITKLPKNAKIFIPHINIPFFVKKNSLFITIHDAFHLANPHYYSKLAILYFKFLFKIIKRNAYKIFTVSEFSKTEILRFITIDQSKIEVIYNGYKQMNKIDCTDIDENVKQKLDSFNKIILFVGNVKPHKNLKFLVDSFNKLNREDVLLLIVGKKDSFFINDNIDNLGKDNIFFTGFVNESTLKYVYEKSSFLIFPSKYEGFGLPILEAMYFRKLILASDIPVFKEIFGDEINYFEIEIENSLINEMNKLLVKDNDLKNYDLFLEKFTWTISGEKHEKSLEL
- a CDS encoding glycosyltransferase — translated: MKILQFGKAYPPANLGGVEVVIQLLTEGLNDEGITCDALGVNDISEYKVDHYKQGNIYRAKLNIKKFSTLFSLQVIKIFKKIRNDYDIIHVHSPDPMAAIAMFLSKPKKPIVLHWHSDILKQKILLIFYRPLLKWLMSKSSVIVATSPNYIEGSDLLNLYRNKCVVVPIGVNILTNDKQIEKNRFSGLKNKNIIFSLGRLAYYKGYEYLVKSALTIPTDCIIVIAGEGEERQKLEEIIKENKLEDKVLLPGKITDAEKDFLFKNSKIFALSSIFKTEAYAIVQVEALSYGLPIVSTQIPGSGVDWVNVNGYTGITVPIMNSKIIAESIGTMLKDENLYQEFSKNAVKRYNEELTRDIMIKKTIDIYKDILKV
- a CDS encoding sugar transferase; its protein translation is MKFKTYFNVANSIERCLFINVSDISMKLFKGKKLKQFFKVVIYNSERNSKSILEYLDRLNIKNIIIETSSLNRLPENLVNDIIHARLKGVTVYDAHEFYEFVNRRIPLVKLSSNEYLADDIFSIGLKKNFKLSMKRFFDFTVAICLLPFALPLVIFACIINLIFSPGKVFFVQERVGIRAKNFKIYKIRTMKTNHSGGFTTQNDDRITFVGKFLRLSKIDELPQLYNILKGDMSLIGPRPERPEFVHQCTIDNAFFDLRHVIKPGVTGWAQVNLPKATPEDNLKKLEYDLYYIKNYSMKLDFEIIIKTIRVVLTMNSN